From Haloarcula rubripromontorii, the proteins below share one genomic window:
- the gatC gene encoding Asp-tRNA(Asn)/Glu-tRNA(Gln) amidotransferase subunit GatC, with product MSDPAVDPEEVRHVADLARVDLADDEIERFTEQFGDILDAFEALDDVPETEREADLSNVMRPDETRESLSQDEALQNASDTEEGQFKGPKVS from the coding sequence ATGAGCGACCCCGCCGTCGATCCCGAGGAGGTCCGGCACGTCGCCGACCTCGCCCGTGTCGACCTCGCAGACGACGAGATCGAGCGGTTCACCGAGCAGTTCGGTGACATCCTCGACGCGTTCGAAGCACTCGACGATGTGCCCGAGACAGAACGGGAGGCCGACCTCTCGAACGTGATGCGCCCCGACGAGACACGCGAAAGCCTCTCACAGGACGAGGCGCTCCAGAACGCCAGCGACACCGAAGAAGGACAGTTCAAAGGGCCGAAGGTGTCGTAG